In Deltaproteobacteria bacterium GWC2_55_46, a single window of DNA contains:
- a CDS encoding radical SAM protein: MTVEAMKAASASEDVLLNKGFDDSLKATGQFPLTSSGISVLQVNMGKLCNQSCRHCHVDAGPERTEVMSRQTMELCLEVLKREKYPTVDITGGAPEMNPLYRWFVKSCVGLGCHVKTRTNLTILLEEGYEDLSAFLAENRVEVIASLPCYLPDTVERQRGKGTFYKSIDALRKLNSLGYGFDGGLALNLVYNPGGAFFPPAQHAIEADFRRELKKRYGVTFTSLFTITNMPIGRFVRFLEDSGDLEKYMGRLRDAYNPSAAANAMCRHTLSVGWDGSLYDCDFNQMLSLRCDHGAPWHLKDFDSDRLNRRMIVVGAHCYGCTAGAGSSCTGTVA; this comes from the coding sequence ACGTGTTACTCAATAAAGGATTTGATGACTCACTCAAGGCAACGGGCCAGTTCCCGCTTACATCCTCTGGCATCTCGGTATTGCAGGTAAATATGGGCAAGCTCTGCAACCAGTCATGCCGCCATTGCCATGTGGACGCGGGCCCTGAGAGGACCGAGGTGATGTCAAGGCAGACGATGGAGCTCTGCCTTGAAGTCTTGAAAAGGGAAAAATATCCCACCGTGGATATAACCGGCGGCGCGCCTGAGATGAACCCCCTTTACCGGTGGTTTGTGAAAAGCTGTGTCGGTCTGGGATGTCATGTCAAGACCCGCACGAACCTGACTATATTGCTCGAAGAAGGCTACGAAGACCTTTCGGCGTTCCTGGCAGAAAACAGGGTGGAGGTAATCGCCTCCCTGCCATGCTATCTCCCCGACACCGTCGAGAGACAGCGCGGTAAAGGGACCTTCTACAAGTCGATAGACGCGCTAAGGAAACTCAACTCCCTCGGTTACGGCTTTGATGGAGGACTTGCGCTTAATCTCGTCTATAACCCGGGAGGGGCCTTCTTCCCGCCCGCCCAACATGCGATAGAGGCGGATTTCAGGAGGGAACTGAAAAAACGATACGGAGTGACCTTCACCAGTCTTTTTACGATAACGAATATGCCCATCGGCAGGTTTGTAAGATTTTTGGAGGACTCCGGCGATCTTGAAAAATACATGGGACGGCTGCGGGACGCGTACAACCCTTCAGCCGCGGCAAATGCCATGTGCAGGCATACGCTTTCAGTCGGTTGGGACGGCTCACTTTATGACTGCGATTTCAACCAGATGCTCTCCTTGAGGTGCGACCACGGCGCCCCCTGGCATCTTAAGGATTTTGATAGTGATAGACTTAATAGAAGAATGATAGTTGTCGGGGCGCATTGCTACGGCTGTACGGCTGGCGCTGGCTCAAGCTGCACCGGCACTGTGGCTTGA